In Cryptomeria japonica chromosome 5, Sugi_1.0, whole genome shotgun sequence, the genomic window TAAGAGTACAAAAATTTCAGCTATAATATCTTCTTATATGACAATCTAATTAACCATCTCTctttaaaaaaagaaaatgaatTCAATATAATATTATTTCTAACTAATATTATTAAGAAAATCATTGTTATTTGAAGCTAACTTAGCATACAAGAAAACTAGGTGGACATGTGGATAGCTTTCCTAATTGAAAGGCGATAATAAGTTAAAAGAAAAGACATAGAGATGGGCCAACAAAGCCCCATGTATAGACAATCTTTGATAATGGAGGTGATGTTACTGGATTCAATGTACCCACCACTTATCAGTACTGGAACCCATAAATCTTATCACTTCCCATGAAAGCTCAGCCTTAGTGCATTGTCTAACCCACAAAGTAATACAAAAGTTcattccatatatcaggaaccccTGGTAAACACCAATGACTACAGTCTCCATTACCGCTTGGATGGGGAGAATCATACTTTGCGGGATGTGCATCCTTGCGTAGCTGGGACATGCCTGTGATGTCCAGCAAACCAACAGGAAATTTTGTTCCACTCAGAACTTCTTTTAGTATTGGCACCTGAGGAGGCAATGGAGGTTTGTATGCAGATGTGTTCTGCACAGGCTCCCTCTCATTCTCACAACTGTATTAAAACCATTTATTCAATTTAGTACAAGTGAAAAGGCTGAAATAGATCTATATATTGGATATAAGAAAACGAAAGGCATATTAGAATAAAAAAAATAATCATGGCCTGTtccagaaaaaacaaaaaaaaacatcccAATTTTACTAATAAGAATTAAAAGTGATAGTATGATTGAATAGCTCTGAAGTGTTAAATGGGAAAGATAGAATTTTAACTTCTATAATGTTAGTTTGAATGTTTTTAATTAGATTTTGTGAATTTGTTTTaataatatttccaaaaatctcacATAATCTAATCCAAAAATATTCTCACATCTCAAAACTTATACAGAACTGTAAGAGCAGGCAAGGTAACCTATCAATATCTAACAACTGTTTACTAACTAAAAGGTGAAAAGGCGGTAAAATTGACTGACAGTGGACATACAATCTGCCATTTTCTAGTCTAGTATTTAATTGTCAAGAAAAATTAGAGCTAAATATCATATAACATGACCAACCTTGAGTGGCGAGGTGCCATGGTTCTGAAAAACACCATTGATTTTTTGAAATCTATTTGTGAATTTGCCCAATTTGCCCAAGTAATAAGCGCCTTTCTGTAAGCAACCATATGATCCATATTGCTATATGTCTTATTACCTTCCACGACTATGTCCCATCTGTTGATACACAGAATTACTCATTAGTTTATATCTCTATTTGGGAAACAAGATTCATTCAGTGATAGTTTTAAAACAGTCAGAATAATCTTACGTTTGTCCACTACTGCCACCAGTATGATCCCACCAGTGGGATGACTCAAAAATCAGGATATCTGCCCCCTTCCAATACATTCCATTATTTGCTATAGTGTCCAAGTGAAGAATCGTTTTCCCTTCTTTATTGTTTTCCAGCTCAACCAAAAATGGAGCCCAGAATAATTCAACAGAAGCATTATAATCCTGAAAGGAAGCAGTCAAATGCTTGAAACCACAAAAAAAACTGCCCTGTTAAAACAAAAGATAAGATTGAATTGAAGTTGAACACATCATGCAACCTACCAGGGCTTTGAATGTTGCGAGAGGCATCTTATCAACCATAACTTTCTTGTTGCTTGGAATTCCTGCCTGAAGAAGGCAGACTATGGACTCAAACTGACCTCTGCTTATGGAGTCCCCAACAAACATCAATCTCTTTCCTCTGAGCCTCTCTAGCATACCATTACTATTGAACCTGATATAGGATTTTACA contains:
- the LOC131067619 gene encoding protein trichome birefringence-like 36, translating into MGMLLLLLCTLCICGDFRVYGSVTTRGNKHFELYPSGHGIYRENGAVRSLKATKCNLFSGKWVHDVSYPLYNAADCPYIGTQTKCRPNGRPDSDYEKWKWQPDGCTTPRFNSNGMLERLRGKRLMFVGDSISRGQFESIVCLLQAGIPSNKKVMVDKMPLATFKALDYNASVELFWAPFLVELENNKEGKTILHLDTIANNGMYWKGADILIFESSHWWDHTGGSSGQTWDIVVEGNKTYSNMDHMVAYRKALITWANWANSQIDFKKSMVFFRTMAPRHSSCENEREPVQNTSAYKPPLPPQVPILKEVLSGTKFPVGLLDITGMSQLRKDAHPAKYDSPHPSGNGDCSHWCLPGVPDIWNELLYYFVG